From Rutidosis leptorrhynchoides isolate AG116_Rl617_1_P2 chromosome 3, CSIRO_AGI_Rlap_v1, whole genome shotgun sequence, a single genomic window includes:
- the LOC139902211 gene encoding uncharacterized protein, which yields MQVGLIVLHVEVKELTKALIADQRKVGRIIPNAHQDHATVEKERLFKPSPNIVSLNIRGFGCGKESKFGDVRNLCITVRPSILALQETKCRLRDDKWFFALWGSTDCGFTQKEIIGKSGGGGQMLIWDKSVFEVDSELIEKKMWESLDRLLNINGVSWVLCGDFNEVRDPSESLNCEFVLSRAKRFNEFIVRNGLVEIPLGGRKFTRISDDGFKMSKLDRFLVSDNFLPLWPDLKVIPLDRKSSDHCPIMLLDNEVDFGPTPFKVFDEWFSISGVEKIVEECWKEDMVGSRLDCVFRNKLKRLKLVLKEWSKSLFGGIDGEIKNAKKQAMDFKLKAESGLLSNTEHSAWLDARKNWLDMERTKANMLKQKARVRWMTEGDENSKFFHNSLKRKYNKNNNRGINVDGAWCEDPSKIKEAALCHFRRIFDEEQGPRPRLEGLNYSSILA from the exons ATGCAGGTGGGGTTAATTGTATTACATGTGGAAGTAAAAGAGTTAACCAAAGCTCTAATTGCAGACCAAAGAAAGGTAGGAAGGATAATTCCAAACGCTCATCAGGATCACGCAACAGTAGAAAAAGAGAGGCTGTTCAAACCATCTCCAAAT ATTGTTTCTTTAAATATTCGTGGGTTCGGGTGTGGTAAGGAAAGTAAATTCGGTGATGTGAGAAACTTGTGTATTACTGTGCGTCCGTCAATTTTAGCTTTACAGGAAACTAAATGTCGTTTGAGGGATGACAAGTGGTTCTTTGCTCTTTGGGGTTCCACGGATTGTGGATTCACGCAGAAGGAAATTATTGGGAAATCGGGGGGGGGGGGGCAAATGCTAATCTGGGATAAATCGGTTTTTGAGGTTGATAGTGAACTAATAG AAAAGAAGATGTGGGAGTCGCTTGATAGGTTATTGAATATTAACGGGGTTTCATGGGTTTTATGTGGAGACTTCAACGAGGTTAGAGATCCATCCGAAAGTTTAAATTGTGAATTCGTCCTCTCTAGAGCTAAGAGATTTAATGAGTTCATTGTTCGAAACGGGTTAGTAGAAATTCCCTTGGGGGGAAGAAAATTTACTCGAATAAGTGATGATGGGTTCAAGATGAGTAAGCTTGATAGGTTCCTTGTGTCGGATAACTTTCTTCCTTTGTGGCCGGATCTAAAGGTTATCCCGTTAGATAGGAAGTCATCGGATCATTGCCCGATAATGTTATTAGACAATGAGGTTGATTTCGGACCTACACCCTTCAAAGTGTTTGATGAATGGTTTAGCATTAGTGGTGTTGAAAAGATTGTGGAAGAGTGTTGGAAAGAGGATATGGTGGGTTCGAGGCTAGATTGTGTTTTTCGCAATAAACTAAAGAGGTTAAAACTTGTGTTAAAAGAATGGAGTAAATCTCTTTTCGGTGGTATTGATGGTGAAATCAAAAATGCAAAAAAGCAAGCAATGGATTTCAAATTAAAGGCTGAATCTGGGTTACTTTCTAACACGGAACATTCGGCTTGGTTAGATGCTAGGAAGAATTGGCTTGACATGGAAAGAACTAAGGCGAACATGTTGAAACAAAAGGCTAGGGTTAGATGGATGACGGAAGGAGATGAAAATTCTAAATTTTTCCATAATTCCTTGAAACGTAAATACAATAAAAACAATAATCGGGGTATTAATGTTGATGGGGCATGGTGCGAAGATCCATCTAAAATCAAAGAAGCGGCTCTATGTCATTTCAGGAGAATTTTTGATGAGGAACAAGGCCCTCGGCCACGGCTTGAAGGGCTGAATTACAGCTCAATCTTGGCTTAA
- the LOC139898843 gene encoding uncharacterized protein — MDSFFAKGAFKASKCKTLLKLTIPRIKLLRNRREIHIKQMRRDIAKLLETGQEATARIRVEHIIREEKMMAAQEIIELFCELVVVRLPIIESQRECPLDLKEAISSLCFAAPRCADLPELIQVQMAFTGKYGKEFVAAATELMPECGVNRQLIEHLSVRAPSPDVKLKMLKEIAEEHELDWDPTASETELLKPHEDLLNGPTQLASPKLPLPEEKHEETVHTTSQQIDNDQSDSDAEFDILDFPKVPNSSVHPTAPSETVSRPEMLPFPPSALSDLNDEPVITSPKSAPTETGEKQFLPFISPPSDTVAPKENIQSPQLKTFVNDDTQAAPVKESIRVSRTRTGIKDDLQDVLAAAQAAAVSAERAAAAARAAASLAQVRISELVKRQNEYESNENPFSGDNNEPLTPPLKSNVDHQETFSSSSPTSQSMTSHQPQRLASMDDGFMSYPNLFTSRGQGELSRDSSFADNSRSNEDH, encoded by the exons ATGGATTCTTTCTTCGCCAAAGGGGCTTTCAAGGCTTCTAAATG TAAAACACTTTTGAAATTGACGATTCCACGGATAAAGTTGCTGAGGAATCGTAGAGAGATTCATATAAAGCAGATGCGACGTGACATTGCGAAGCTTCTGGAGACTGGTCAAGAAGCTACTGCTCGAATCAGG GTTGAGCATATTATAAGGGAAGAAAAAATGATGGCAGCTCAAGAAATAATTGAGTTATTTTGCGAGCTTGTTGTTGTTCGTCTTCCGATTATTGAATCTCAAAG GGAATGTCCTCTTGATCTGAAAGAGGCAATATCTAGTTTGTGTTTTGCTGCACCAAGATGTGCAGATCTTCCTGAGTTAATTCAGGTTCAAATGGCCTTTACCGGTAAATATGGTAAAGAATTTGTTGCTGCTGCTACAGAACTCATGCCAGAATGTGGTGTTAATCGCCAG CTGATTGAACACTTATCAGTGCGTGCGCCATCACCTGATGTGAAGCTTAAAATGTTGAAGGAAATTGCAGAGGAGCATGAGCTTGATTGGGATCCTACTGCATCAGAAACTGAATTACTAAAGCCACATGAAGATTTATTG AATGGCCCTACTCAACTTGCCAGCCCAAAATTGCCTCTACCGGAAGAAAAACATGAGGAAACCGTACACACAACGTCACAACAAATTGATAACGATCAATCAGATTCGGATGCAGAGTTCGACATTCTAGATTTTCCCAAGGTTCCCAATTCATCAGTACACCCTACTGCTCCTTCAGAAACCGTTTCCAGACCCGAAATGCTTCCGTTTCCACCATCTGCATTATCCGACTTAAACGATGAACCCGTAATTACCTCACCGAAATCCGCACCAACCGAAACCGGAGAAAAACAGTTTCTACCCTTCATATCTCCACCATCAGATACTGTTGCACCGAAAGAAAACATTCAGTCTCCTCAACTGAAAACCTTTGTCAACGATGATACGCAGGCGGCACCAGTGAAAGAAAGCATCCGAGTTTCAAGAACCAGAACCGGTATCAAAGATGATTTACAAGATGTATTGGCTGCTGCCCAAGCGGCAGCAGTAAGTGCTGAACGGGCAGCAGCGGCAGCTCGGGCAGCTGCAAGCCTTGCCCAGGTTCGAATCAGTGAACTTGTCAAAAGACAGAATGAATATGAGTCTAACGAGAATCCGTTTTCTGGAGACAACAATGAACCTCTTACACCACCCTTAAAGTCAAACGTTGACCATCAAGAGACTTTCAGTTCTTCAAGTCCTACTTCACAGTCGATGACATCTCATCAGCCGCAGAGGTTGGCATCAATGGATGATGGTTTTATGTCGTATCCAAATTTGTTTACGTCAAGGGGTCAAGGTGAGTTATCTCGCGATTCATCTTTCGCTGATAATTCACGTTCTAATGAAGATCATTGA
- the LOC139902209 gene encoding uncharacterized protein, translating to MGGRYILDGVLIANETVEALKRNKTHGLIFKVDFEKAFDSLNWNYLLDVMKCMGGVRQGDPLSPFLFIIAAEGINILTKLAVNRGLYKGVEIGSDNVTISHLQYADDTIFFGEWSRRNARNLMYLLECFERASDLRVNYHKSQLYGVGVSKAEVESMSTWCKCQPGSLPFVYLGLPVGAKMKKFDDWIPVVNKFGKRLADWRARSVSFGGRLTLVKSVLSRNDVDSLGVPFSGSFNKVIGNGSDTLFWEEVWCGGSRLRDQFQRLYRLESNFAATVADRVQILNSAATESWAWLRMPTGRTEGELQDLSALIEGYNFKVGERDKWTWTLGSNGTYTVQDLSVLIDGKLLVGEGSNVATIRNHLVPLKVELFIWRARLGRLPVRTELDKRGIDLHSSRCPICDGGLETVEHILFCVIGPLVCGEKYLCGGDVTVLR from the exons ATGGGTGGTAGATATATTCTTGACGGGGTCTTGATTGCAAACGAAACGGTAGAAGCTCTTAAAAGAAATAAAACGCATGGTCTAATTTTTAAAGTGGACTTTGAGAAGGCTTTTGACTCGTTGAATTGGAACTACCTTCTTGATGTCATGAAATGCATGGG GGGAGTCCGTCAAGGAGATCCCCTATCTCCTTTCCTTTTCATTATTGCCGCGGAGGGTATTAACATCTTGACAAAATTGGCGGTAAACAGAGGCTTGTATAAAGGTGTCGAGATCGGGTCGGATAATGTCACAATTTCTCACTTACAATACGCGGATGACACAATTTTCTTCGGTGAATGGAGTAGGAGGAATGCGCGAAATCTTATGTATCTTCTCGAATGCTTTGAACGCGCTTCCGATTTGAGGGTTAATTATCATAAAAGTCAGTTATATGGAGTGGGTGTTAGTAAGGCCGAGGTGGAAAGTATGTCAACTTGGTGTAAATGCCAACCGGGTTCCCTCCCCTTTGTTTACTTAGGTTTACCGGTGGGTGCAAAAATGAAGAAGTTTGATGATTGGATACCGGTAGTGAATAAGTTCGGCAAGCGTTTAGCGGATTGGAGAGCTCGTTCGGTTTCTTTCGGTGGTCGTTTAACACTTGTTAAGTCGGTTCTCTCAA GAAACGATGTCGACAGCTTGGGAGTTCCATTTTCGGGTTCATTCAATAAAGTCATCGGGAACGGTTCAGATACATTATTCTGGGAAGAGGTTTGGTGTGGCGGTAGCAGGCTTCGTGATCAGTTTCAGCGGCTATACAGATTAGAATCAAATTTTGCAGCTACAGTGGCAGATCGTGTGCAGATTCTGAATTCAGCAGCAACTGAAAGTTGGGCCTGGTTACGCATGCCCACTGGACGAACAGAAGGGGAATTACAGGATCTTTCAGCCCTGATCGAGGGCTACAATTTCAAAGTCGGTGAACGGGATAAATGGACATGGACACTTGGTTCAAATGGTACTTACACAGTTCAAGATCTTAGTGTATTAATTGACGGAAAATTGCTTGTAGGTGAAGGCTCCAATGTCGCAACAATTAGAAACCATTTGGTGCCCTTAAAGGTCGAGTTATTTATTTGGAGAGCGAGATTGGGTCGTCTCCCGGTTCGCACGGAACTTGACAAACGGGGGATCGACCTTCATAGTTCTCGTTGTCCGATTTGTGATGGTGGGCTCGAAACGGTCGAACATATCCTTTTTTGTGTCATTGGGCCTCTAGTGTGTGGAGAAAAGTATTTGTGTGGTGGGGATGTAACAGTGCTCCGTTAA
- the LOC139902208 gene encoding uncharacterized protein: MGDGKNTSFWNDSWCGSSCLKDMFPRLYRLESNKEVMLCDLIIKVSASVSAPTLAAAVHGSAPPLAAAAHGSDSVSRPSQIPGLSAKLGDASHNIRLSSASVYFSSLQVSSESPQHPSVPVHSQLMPGDIYKPIWGWSRVPSGRTADELMELENILKSIHFDFNSGEKWKWLLANDGIFTVRKLSFLIDKHILGHPSSPKKTLRNNLIPKKIEIFTWRALKKRIPVRIELDKRGIDLHSVRCPVCDDGLESVDHSLVSCKFALEVWARIYNWWNLGPCPSSFDDILEGNLSQASSSTGKKIWQGTVWVCAYYLWKNRNMKVFRNEMWCAPVLVNEIQVKAFEWISSRLKGKNINWSTWLVNPLVFLSL; the protein is encoded by the coding sequence ATGGGTGACGGAAAGAACACTTCGTTTTGGAACGATAGTTGGTGCGGTTCAAGTTGCCTTAAAGATATGTTTCCAAGACTTTACAGGCTCGAGTCAAATAAAGAAGTCATGCTCTGTGATCTAATTATCAAAGTTTCTGCTTCAGTTTCTGCTCCAACACTTGCTGCTGCTGTTCACGGGTCTGCTCCACCACTTGCTGCTGCTGCTCACGGGTCTGACTCAGTGTCTCGTCCATCTCAGATTCCAGGTCTTTCAGCGAAGTTGGGGGATGCGAGTCACAATATCCGATTATCTAGTGCCTCTGTGTATTTCTCTTCTTTGCAGGTGTCGTCCGAAAGCCCCCAACACCCTTCTGTTCCTGTCCATTCACAGCTCATGCCAGGCGATATATACAAGCCAATCTGGGGCTGGTCTCGTGTGCCATCAGGTAGAACAGCCGATGAATTGATGGAACTAGAGAACATACTTAAGTCGATACACTTTGATTTTAACTCGGGGGAAAAATGGAAATGGCTTCTTGCAAATGATGGGATTTTTACAGTGAGGAAATTGTCTTTCCTTATTGATAAACATATTCTTGGTCACCCATCTAGCCCGAAAAAAACTCTTCGTAATAATCTCATTCCCAAAAAGATAGAAATTTTTACTTGGAGGGCGTTAAAGAAAAGAATCCCGGTACGGATTGAGCTTGATAAAAGGGGAATCGATTTGCATAGTGTGCGTTGTCCAGTGTGTGATGATGGGCTCGAGTCGGTTGACCACTCCCTTGTTTCGTGTAAGTTCGCTTTGGAAGTTTGGGCTCGTATCTATAATTGGTGGAATTTGGGACCTTGTCCATCTTCGTTCGATGATATCCTTGAAGGTAATCTCTCGCAAGCTTCATCATCGACGGGAAAGAAAATTTGGCAAGGAACGGTTTGGGTGTGTGCGTATTACTTGTGGAAGAATCGCAACATGAAAGTTTTTCGTAATGAGATGTGGTGTGCTCCGGTCTTAGTGAATGAAATCCAAGTAAAAGCTTTCGAATGGATCTCGAGTCGCCTTAAAGGGAAGAATATCAATTGGTCTACTTGGCTTGTTAATCCTcttgtatttttaagtttgtaa